Genomic window (Acidobacteriaceae bacterium):
ATCTTTTGAATGGCTTCTACGACCATCTCGAGGGCGAGCTGAAGGTTGCCAGCGAGGAGATGGCGGACGTGAAGGCCATGGAAGAGGAGACGGACCAGATCTGCGAGAAGTGCGGAGCTCCGCTGTATTTGAAGTGGGGCAAGTTCGGGAGCTTTTACTCATGTGCGAACTACACGAATGAGAAGCCGACTAGCGTGAGCGCCGCGGCGTGGAAGAAGAGCGAGCGCGACGTGCTGAAGAAGATCTCAGAGAAGTTCCACCACGCGACGCTGAAGGTGCGGGGGACGGACGCCGAGGGCACGGAGCGGGCTGTTGAAGTCACTGATTCGAAGGACCGGAAGGAGCTGGCGGCGGCGCTGCGGCTGGCGATGAAGGACTGGAAGAAGGTCTCGGTCGAGCCGGTGAGCTGCGACTACACGAAGGAGAATATTGCCGCGAAGCCGGACTTGAATGCGCCGGGAGCAGATGCCGCGGACGAGCAGGAAGAGGAGTTCTGCGATAACTGCGGCCGCCAGATGGTGCTGCGGAATGGGCCGTGGGGTCCGTTCATGGCGTGCCCGGGGTACAACGAGGACCCTCCGTGCAAGACGATCCGGAAGCTGAACCAGAAGGTGCAGCAGAAGCCGCCGGTGCAGCTGGAGGAGGCGTGCCCGAAGTGCGGCAAGCCGCTGCTGCAGCGCGAAGGGCCGTATGGCGAGTTCATCGCGTGTTCGGGCTACCCGAAGTGCAAGTACGTGAAGCAGGAGATCCTGGACGTGCCGTGCCCGAAGTGCGGCGGCGATGTTGCCGTGCGGAAGAACCGGCGCGGCGATGTGTTCTACGGATGCACGCGGTATCCGAAGTGCGACTTTACGAGCAACCAGAAGCTGGTGGCGCAGGCGTGCCCGAAGTGCAAGTCGCCGTATTTGCTGGAGGTTTCGGACAAGGAAGGCACATGGCTAGTGTGCCCGAATAACCAGGAGCGGATGCCGAAGCGGCGGTCAAAGAAGGGACCCGAGCAGTCTGCGAATGGTGTCGTTTGCACGTACGAAAAGAAGATCGGGCCGCCGAAGCCGAAGGAAGAGCCCAAGGAGCTGAAGCGGCCGGATCCGGAGAAGACACGGCCGGTGGTCGAGGCGGTGGCCTGAGGCGGCGATGGCGACCGCGGCAGACGCGGAGCAAGCTGGTGGGGGATATAGCCGGCAATGCGCAGGATGCAGGAGCTGCGTTCGTTTTTAGCTAATCAATAAAGCTATTGGTTTCTATGAAGTTCTGTAGGAATACGAAGCTGGACTTTCCATTTCCGGTACAACCGTGATAAACTGCTGTTAGACCAGCCGCATAGGCTGCGGCCACTGAGCTCTCTGGACAGGTGCGGAAGAGCCGGGCTGCTTCTATCTGACTGAAAAGACAGGAAGGCGATATGGCAAAGGCGATTTGGAACGGACAAACCCTGGCGGAGAGCGACAAGGTTGAGACCGTCGAGGGAAACATTTACTTCCCAGAGGAGAGCGTGAACCGGGCGTATCTGCGGCCGAGCTCGAGCAGCTCGACGTGCCCGTCCAAGGGACGCGCGCGGTACTATACGGTGCTCGTGGACGGCCAGGAGAATCTGGACGCGGCGTGGTACTACCCTGACCCGAAGCCGGCTGCGAAGTCAGTGAAGCACCATGTGGCGTTCTGGCGCGGAGTTGAGATCGTTACGACCTAACGTCCTGAACACAATTCAGTTAGGTGAGCCCCTGCCAGAGCGCAGGGGCTTTCTGCGTCAGGGATTGTGTTTTCAGCGGGTTAGCGAGAGGACGATCTTGCCGAAGTGGCTGCCGTTCTGCATGTGCTCGAAGGCGGCGCGGGCTTCTGAGAGCGGGAAGACGCGGTCGATGACGGGCTTGAGGTGGTTGGCGGAGATGGCGGCGTTCATGCGCTGGAACATGGCCCTGCTGCCGACGTAGATGCCGTTGATGTGAACGGATTTGGTGAGGATGGAGCGGACGTCGATACCTGAGCCGGCGTCGGGGTTGCTGCCGGAGAGGACGCCGATGACGTGGACGTGGCCGGAGGGTCGGACGGCGCTGAGGGATCTGGCGATCGTGCCCTGGCCGCCGACTTCGACGACGTGGTCGACGCCGGTGTTGGCGGTGAGGTCTTTGGCGGCTTTGTCCCAGTCGGGTGTGGACTTGTAGTTGATGGTGCGGTGAGCGCCGAGGCGGCAGCCACGGTCGAGCTTCTGGTCGGAGGAACTGGTGAGGATCACGGTGGCGCCGTGCATGCGGGCGATCTGAAGGGCGAAGAGGGAGACGCCGCCGGTGCCCTGGACGAGGACGGTCTGGCCGGCGCGGAGGTGGCCCTGTTCGACGAGGGCGTTCCAGGCGGTGAGGGCGGCGCAGGGGAGGGTGGCGGCCTCTTCGAAGCTGAGGTGTGCGGGCGCGAGGATAAGGCCGGTTTCGGGGAGGACGCGCTCGGTGGCGAAGACGCCGTCGATGGCGCCGCCGAGGGCGGACTTGCCGGTGAGCGGCTGGATTTCGCCGTCGAGCCAATCCTGGAAGAAGAGGCTGCAGACGTGGTCGCCGGGCTTGAAAAGGGTGACGGCGGGGCCGACGGCGACGACCTCGCCCGCGGCGTCGGAGCCGAGGATGCGCGGGAGGGCCATTTTGGGGTTGTACTGGCCGAGGGCGACCATGAGGTCGCGGTAGTTGAGCGAGGCGGCGTGGAGGTGCACGTGGACGTCGGTGGGGCCGAGCGCCGGGAGTGGGGCAGCCTCGAGTGCGAGGTGTTCGAGGCCGAAGGCGTTCAGGCGAAGAGCAGTGGGCATGGCGGTTGGATGAGGTTGGGGTGCGGGTGGTCGCGGCGGATCAGGCGCGTTGCGCGGCGATGAAGAGGTAGTCCATGGGCTGGGTGTGTTTGAAGCCCTGCTGCCGGAGGAGCGTGGCGAGCTGCGCGTAGTGGCGAATGCTGTGGAGGGTGAGGTGCAGGAGGATGGTCTCGCGAGAGGCGCGAAGGCGGCCGAGAGTGAGGGTGTCAAAGGTGATCTCGGTGGACCAGTCGTAGGAGGGGTTCGCGAGGAGGGTGCGCACCAAATCGAAGGCGAGCGTGTGCGCGGTGAGGAGCGTGTCGATGGAGTCTTTGGGGATTTCGTCGTAGGAAGATTCGGGGAGGCCGGCGAGGCGCTGGGCGTAGCGGAGCTCGACGGCGACAATGTGCTGCAGCGTGTCAGCGACGGTCTTGCTGTTGCGGATGTCGCAGGGCAGAAGGAGCTGCAGGGGATTGGCGTGGAAGAAGTCGCGCCAGTGCTGCGTAGTGGCGTCATTCCAGGCGAGGAGATTTTCGACGGAGATGGAGAGAGGCATCGCGCGCTCCGCGGGAGACAGTCAGGCTCCAGAAGAATACCCCACTCATGACGACGATAAGGCTGTCGTCATGAATGGGGCACCCGGTTTTCTTGAGGGCGCTTTGAGGTTTACGCTTTGACGACGGTGCCGTTTTCGACCTTGACGGGGTCGAGGAAGGGCATGGATTTGCGGAGCTCGGCGCCAACCTTCTCGACGGGGTGGTTGCGCTCCTGCTCGCGGAACTTCTCGAACTGCTTGCGGCCGGTGTTCTGGTCTTCGATGAAGCGTTTCGCGAAGCTGCCGTCCTGAATGTCCTTGAGGAGACCGCGCATGGCGTCCTTGACGGCGGGCGTGACGATGCGCGGGCCGGCGATGTAGTCGCCCCACTCGGCGGTGTCGGAGATGGAGTAACGCATGTACTCGAGTCCGCCGCGATACATGAGATCGACGATGA
Coding sequences:
- a CDS encoding DUF427 domain-containing protein — encoded protein: MAKAIWNGQTLAESDKVETVEGNIYFPEESVNRAYLRPSSSSSTCPSKGRARYYTVLVDGQENLDAAWYYPDPKPAAKSVKHHVAFWRGVEIVTT
- a CDS encoding NAD(P)-dependent alcohol dehydrogenase; this translates as MPTALRLNAFGLEHLALEAAPLPALGPTDVHVHLHAASLNYRDLMVALGQYNPKMALPRILGSDAAGEVVAVGPAVTLFKPGDHVCSLFFQDWLDGEIQPLTGKSALGGAIDGVFATERVLPETGLILAPAHLSFEEAATLPCAALTAWNALVEQGHLRAGQTVLVQGTGGVSLFALQIARMHGATVILTSSSDQKLDRGCRLGAHRTINYKSTPDWDKAAKDLTANTGVDHVVEVGGQGTIARSLSAVRPSGHVHVIGVLSGSNPDAGSGIDVRSILTKSVHINGIYVGSRAMFQRMNAAISANHLKPVIDRVFPLSEARAAFEHMQNGSHFGKIVLSLTR
- a CDS encoding DinB family protein codes for the protein MPLSISVENLLAWNDATTQHWRDFFHANPLQLLLPCDIRNSKTVADTLQHIVAVELRYAQRLAGLPESSYDEIPKDSIDTLLTAHTLAFDLVRTLLANPSYDWSTEITFDTLTLGRLRASRETILLHLTLHSIRHYAQLATLLRQQGFKHTQPMDYLFIAAQRA